The Flavobacterium faecale genomic sequence CAATCGGCTATCGTTTCTGTAGTAGGAGATGATTTTCCTCAAGAGTATTTAGATTTATTAACATCTAGAAACATTGATATATCAGGACTTGAGGTTGTCAAAGGTGGTAAAACCTTCTTTTGGAGCGGTCGTTATCACAATGACTTGAACTCAAGAGATACATTAGATACTCAATTGAATGTATTGGCAGATTTTCAGCCAAAAGTTCCTGAGAACTATAAAGACTCAGATGTTGTAATGTTAGGTAATCTTCACCCTCTTGTACAAAGTGGCGTTTTAGACCAATTAACTTCAAAACCAAAACTAGTAGTTTTAGACACTATGAACTTTTGGATGGATTGTGCGCTACCTGAATTGCTTGACGTAATTAAGAGAGTAGACGTAATCACAATCAATGACGAAGAAGCAAGACAATTGTCTGGTGAATACTCATTGGTAAAAGCAGCAGCCAAAATTCAAGAAATGGGACCACAGTATGTAGTCATCAAAAAAGGAGAACATGGCGCTTTGTTGTTTCATAATAAAGAGGTGTTCTTTGCACCGGCTTTACCATTAGAAGAAGTCTTTGATCCAACAGGAGCAGGAGATACTTTTGCAGGAGGATTTACAGGATACATCACGCAGAGTGAAAATGTATCTTTTGAGAATATGAAAAATGCTATTATTTATGGTTCCAACTTGGCATCGTTTTGTGTGGAGAAATTTGGAACAGAGAGAATGGTAAAGTTGGATAAGGAAGAGGTTGTTTCGAGATTGAAGCAATTTAAATCCCTGACACAGTTTGATATAGAATTATAGTGCTTGAAAGTCCCATGAATTGGGGCTTTTTTGTTTTATAAAACCCTTTAAAATAATAATACTACAAAATATACTGCAATGAGCGACGCATTAAAACACGAGTGTGGAATAGCATTAGTTAGGCTTCTTAAACCGCTTGAATTTTATAAAGAGAAATACGGTACTGCATTTTACGGGATACAAAAAATGTATCTTATGATGGAGAAGCAGCACAATAGAGGACAAGATGGTGCTGGTTTTGCTAGCATAAAATTAGATGTTGAGCCAGGTCAAAGATATATTAGTAGAGTGCGATCTAATCAGGCACAGCCAATTCAAGATGTTTTCGCTCAAATTAATGAAAGAATCAATGAGGAGATGGCCAATCATCCTGAATATGCTGATGATGTTGCCGCGCAAAAAGCAAACATCCCGTATCTAGGAGAATTGTTTTTGGGTCATGTTCGTTATGGTACGTTTGGTAAAAATAGTATAGAAAGCGTACATCCATTTTTAAGACAAAGTAACTGGATGCACCGTAACCTAATTTTGGCAGGTAACTTTAACATGACAAATGTAAAAGAGTTGTTCCAAAACTTAGTAGAGTTAGGGCAACACCCAAAAGAAATGGCGGATACAGTTACCATCATGGAGAAAATCGGGCATTTCTTAGACAAAGAGGTAATGCAATTATACCAAGATTGTAAAGCTGAAGGGTTCAATAAACAAGAAGCTTCGCCAATTATAGCAGAACGACTTGATGTAGCAAAAATATTGGCACGTTCAGCTAAAAATTTAGATGGAGGTTATGCAATGGCTGGATTACTTGGTCATGGTGATGCTTTTGTTTTTAGAGATCCTGCCGGAATCAGACCTGCATATTTTTATCAAGATGATGAAGTGGTAGTGGTAGCATCTGAGCGTCCGGTAATTCAAACGGTATTTAATATACCTTTCGAAAAAGTACAAGAAATTGATCCAGGTAGTGCTTTAATTATAAAGAAAGACGGAACAGTATCTATGAACGAAATTTTGACGCCAACCGTTAAAAAATCATGTTCTTTTGAGCGCATATATTTTTCTAGAGGTAGCGATGCCGAAATTTATCAAGAAAGAAAAACCCTTGGTAAGTTAATTTTACCAGCTGTTCTTGACGCCATTGGTGAAGACACAGACAATACCGTGTTCTCATACATTCCGAATACTGCAGAAACGTCCTTTTACGGATTAGTAGAGGCAGCACAAGACTTCTTGAATCAAAGAAAGAACGATTATATTCTTGAAAACCGTCACACACTTACTGAAGATAGTTTGAAAGAATTATTGAAAGTGAAGATTCGTACAGAAAAAGTAGCGATAAAAGATGCCAAACTACGAACCTTCATTACAGAAGATAGTAGCCGTGACGACCTAGTTGCTCACGTATACGATGTCACCTATGGAGTAATCAAACCTAGTGATAACTTAGTAATTATTGATGATAGTATTGTAAGAGGTACAACTCTAAAAAAGAGTATCATCAAAATGATGGATCGATTAGGACCAAAACGCATAGTAATCGTTTCGTCAGCACCACAAATACGTTTCCCAGATTGCTACGGTATCGATATGGCAAAATTAGAGGGGTTGGTAGCTTTTAGAGCGGCACTCGAACTTTTGAAAGAAAGAAATATGTACCATATTGTAGACGAAGTGTACAAAAAGTGTAGAGCACAAGAAAATTTTAAAGATGTAGATATCGTAAATTATGTAACCGCAATTTACGAACCGTTTCAACCACAAGAAGTTTCAGATAAAATTGCTGAGATGTTGAGTTCTCCAGAAATCAATGCCGAAGTAAAAATTATATTCCAAACCGTAGAAGATCTACATGTAGCATGTCCTAAAAATCTAGGTGACTGGTATTTTACAGGTGACTACCCAACACCAGGAGGTAATAGGGTGGTTAACAGGGCTTTCATGAATTTTTACGAAGGAAAAGATGCTAGAGCCTACTAGGTTTTAGTAAAAAATGTCATTAATCGGGTTTATGAGTTGTTTGTCTGAAATGTTTGTTTTCAGCGACATACTATTATACTTTTGAAGAACCATAACATTAGTAGGTTAAGTTTATGGTAGATTTGGGGCAAAAAGGGTGGAAGCAATTCCACCTTTTTTATTGGAATAAAGTGAGGTAAAACATTTATATAAAAATCATCTTAAACGATTTTTAGTTTCCCACAAAACAAGTCTTCGGTATCGCTAAGTTTAGTAGCAGTACATCCAGTTTTTCATTTGTTAATTCAGTCCCGTTATCCGCTCCAATCTTTTTCGCGGCCAAAAAAAAGCCTCAAAAAAGGATTTCCACTACTACCGGGGCTAGGAGGGAAGTATAGTTCTTCTTTGTTAATATCCTAAAGCACTATTTCAAACTACACTATATATATGTAAATGGTTTCAAGTAGT encodes the following:
- a CDS encoding PfkB family carbohydrate kinase, producing the protein MNKLLIVGTVAFDAIETPFGKTDKILGGAGTYIGLSASFFNLQSAIVSVVGDDFPQEYLDLLTSRNIDISGLEVVKGGKTFFWSGRYHNDLNSRDTLDTQLNVLADFQPKVPENYKDSDVVMLGNLHPLVQSGVLDQLTSKPKLVVLDTMNFWMDCALPELLDVIKRVDVITINDEEARQLSGEYSLVKAAAKIQEMGPQYVVIKKGEHGALLFHNKEVFFAPALPLEEVFDPTGAGDTFAGGFTGYITQSENVSFENMKNAIIYGSNLASFCVEKFGTERMVKLDKEEVVSRLKQFKSLTQFDIEL
- a CDS encoding amidophosphoribosyltransferase, whose translation is MSDALKHECGIALVRLLKPLEFYKEKYGTAFYGIQKMYLMMEKQHNRGQDGAGFASIKLDVEPGQRYISRVRSNQAQPIQDVFAQINERINEEMANHPEYADDVAAQKANIPYLGELFLGHVRYGTFGKNSIESVHPFLRQSNWMHRNLILAGNFNMTNVKELFQNLVELGQHPKEMADTVTIMEKIGHFLDKEVMQLYQDCKAEGFNKQEASPIIAERLDVAKILARSAKNLDGGYAMAGLLGHGDAFVFRDPAGIRPAYFYQDDEVVVVASERPVIQTVFNIPFEKVQEIDPGSALIIKKDGTVSMNEILTPTVKKSCSFERIYFSRGSDAEIYQERKTLGKLILPAVLDAIGEDTDNTVFSYIPNTAETSFYGLVEAAQDFLNQRKNDYILENRHTLTEDSLKELLKVKIRTEKVAIKDAKLRTFITEDSSRDDLVAHVYDVTYGVIKPSDNLVIIDDSIVRGTTLKKSIIKMMDRLGPKRIVIVSSAPQIRFPDCYGIDMAKLEGLVAFRAALELLKERNMYHIVDEVYKKCRAQENFKDVDIVNYVTAIYEPFQPQEVSDKIAEMLSSPEINAEVKIIFQTVEDLHVACPKNLGDWYFTGDYPTPGGNRVVNRAFMNFYEGKDARAY